One part of the Desulfonema ishimotonii genome encodes these proteins:
- a CDS encoding flavodoxin domain-containing protein has protein sequence MAKVLIVYASRTGDTEKIAQLIAEGIRISGVEASVVPVKDIKKDTDLQGYDAYVFGSPTYHGEMLDKIKTLLFMAEKAGLKGKVGGAFGAFGWSGEAPDRIYGTMKNIFGMEMVGDPLRLKNADLGGGISMAQEYGKQIAQKLG, from the coding sequence ATGGCAAAGGTACTGATTGTGTATGCCTCCAGGACAGGGGACACAGAAAAAATTGCCCAGCTCATCGCCGAAGGCATCAGGATTTCCGGTGTGGAAGCAAGTGTGGTTCCGGTGAAAGATATCAAAAAAGATACGGATCTTCAGGGATACGATGCCTATGTGTTCGGTTCTCCGACCTATCACGGAGAGATGCTGGACAAGATAAAAACCCTGTTGTTCATGGCTGAGAAAGCCGGTCTGAAGGGCAAGGTCGGCGGTGCGTTCGGCGCATTCGGGTGGAGCGGCGAGGCCCCGGACCGAATTTATGGCACCATGAAAAATATTTTCGGGATGGAGATGGTGGGCGATCCCCTGCGCTTGAAAAACGCTGATCTGGGCGGCGGCATTTCAATGGCCCAGGAGTACGGCAAACAGATTGCCCAAAAGCTGGGATAA